From Bacteroidales bacterium, one genomic window encodes:
- a CDS encoding DUF58 domain-containing protein — protein MDTDLLSKVRKIEIRTRSLSHQIFAGEYHSAFKGRGMAFSEVREYQFGDDVRSMDWNVTARLRSPYIKVYEEERELTVVLLIDVSSSGIFGTTEKSKRDLAAEIAAVLSFSASINNDKVGALFFSSKVEKFIPPKKGRSHLLRIISELLEFKPTAQGTNISEALRFLTNAIKKKCTAFVLTDLYDVDKDCRPNYEEALKIAVNRHDISFINVYDPREREIPNVGFVRVRDAESGRESWVDTASIYVRDYYSQWGQEVLKQAQQLFNKYRVDSVSICTNEDYVKSLIKFFKQR, from the coding sequence ATGGATACAGATTTACTAAGTAAAGTAAGGAAGATAGAGATAAGAACCAGATCTCTTTCTCATCAGATATTTGCGGGTGAGTATCACTCTGCATTTAAAGGGAGAGGTATGGCATTCAGCGAGGTGCGCGAGTATCAGTTTGGAGATGATGTGCGCAGTATGGACTGGAATGTAACTGCCAGGTTGCGTTCGCCTTACATCAAAGTGTATGAGGAGGAGAGGGAGCTCACGGTTGTGCTGCTGATTGATGTCAGTTCTTCCGGAATTTTTGGAACAACGGAAAAAAGCAAAAGAGATTTGGCAGCGGAAATTGCTGCAGTTCTCTCATTTTCAGCCTCTATCAACAATGATAAAGTTGGGGCGCTGTTTTTCTCCTCCAAGGTTGAGAAGTTCATTCCTCCAAAGAAGGGGAGAAGTCATCTTTTAAGAATTATAAGCGAATTGCTTGAATTTAAGCCAACTGCGCAGGGGACAAATATTTCAGAGGCGCTGAGGTTTTTGACAAATGCAATAAAGAAAAAGTGTACTGCCTTTGTCCTGACGGATTTGTATGATGTTGACAAAGATTGCAGACCTAACTATGAGGAGGCTCTTAAGATTGCGGTTAACCGCCATGATATCTCTTTCATAAATGTCTATGACCCAAGGGAAAGAGAGATTCCTAATGTGGGTTTTGTGAGAGTGAGAGATGCTGAGAGCGGGAGAGAAAGCTGGGTTGATACGGCAAGCATTTATGTGAGAGATTACTATTCTCAATGGGGACAGGAAGTTTTAAAACAGGCGCAGCAGCTTTTCAACAAGTACCGCGTAGATTCTGTAAGCATTTGTACCAATGAGGATTATGTGAAGAGTTTGATAAAGTTTTTTAAGCAGAGATGA
- a CDS encoding AAA family ATPase, producing MESVNIKELNDRIQKESAFVDIITMEMNKVIVGQKHLVEDLMIGLLADGHLLLEGMPGLAKTLAISTLADIIDAKFNRIQFTPDLLPADIVGTMIYSQKSEQFQVKQGPVFANFVLADEINRSPAKVQSALLEAMQEREVTIGDQTYKLPDPFLVMATQNPIEQEGTYPLPEAQMDRFMLKVIVNYPKKDEEKMIIRMHNAQQFPKASTVLKPEDIIRARSVVKDVYMDEKIEKYIVDIVYATRTPQEYGLGKLKNLIQYGASPRASISLAKAAKAYAFIKRRGYVIPEDVRAVCYEVMRHRIGLTYEAEAENITPENIITDVVNVVEVP from the coding sequence ATGGAGAGTGTAAACATTAAGGAACTGAATGACAGAATTCAGAAAGAGAGTGCCTTTGTGGACATTATCACAATGGAGATGAACAAGGTGATTGTGGGGCAGAAGCACTTGGTTGAGGATTTGATGATTGGTCTTCTTGCAGACGGACATTTGCTGCTGGAAGGAATGCCCGGATTGGCAAAAACTTTGGCTATCAGCACATTGGCTGATATCATTGATGCAAAGTTTAATAGGATTCAATTTACTCCGGATTTGTTGCCGGCAGATATTGTGGGCACAATGATTTACAGTCAGAAGAGCGAGCAGTTCCAGGTTAAGCAGGGTCCCGTATTTGCAAACTTTGTTCTTGCGGATGAAATTAACCGTTCACCTGCAAAGGTTCAGTCCGCATTGCTGGAGGCCATGCAGGAGAGGGAGGTTACAATTGGCGACCAGACTTACAAATTGCCAGATCCGTTCTTGGTTATGGCTACGCAAAACCCTATAGAGCAGGAGGGTACATATCCTCTTCCTGAGGCTCAGATGGACCGTTTCATGCTGAAGGTAATTGTTAATTATCCTAAGAAAGATGAGGAGAAGATGATTATCAGAATGCACAATGCCCAGCAGTTCCCTAAGGCAAGTACAGTTTTGAAGCCGGAAGATATCATCCGTGCAAGAAGCGTTGTTAAAGATGTTTACATGGATGAGAAGATTGAAAAATACATTGTAGATATAGTTTATGCAACAAGAACTCCGCAGGAATACGGACTTGGCAAACTTAAGAATTTGATTCAGTACGGAGCTTCTCCGCGTGCAAGTATCTCACTTGCAAAGGCTGCCAAGGCTTATGCATTTATCAAGAGAAGAGGTTATGTTATTCCGGAGGATGTCCGCGCCGTTTGCTATGAGGTTATGAGACACAGAATTGGTCTTACTTATGAGGCTGAGGCAGAGAATATTACACCGGAGAATATAATTACTGATGTTGTTAATGTTGTTGAAGTTCCTTAA
- a CDS encoding tRNA pseudouridine(38-40) synthase TruA produces the protein MKYFIRLSYNGAPFSGWQIQKNANSVQEELQKAFSTLLKEKIEITGAGRTDSGVNAVNYIAHTEISSIGKNPAEFLYKINAILPKEIVVKNIFKMPASAHARFDAVSRTYKYFLTLEKEPFNSAFTYFYRPGQLDFEAMNKAAKYFLGEQDFTSLEKLHSGAQNAICNVTAACWERQAGSTAAGTRGAAAGTGGAAAETGGAAFIIPCATDIYVFTVTSNRFLRNMVRAMVGSLLEVGSGKRKPEWIAEMLARKDRCAAGYSVPGNALFLTEIRYPYPIE, from the coding sequence ATGAAATATTTTATCCGTCTTTCATATAACGGCGCCCCCTTCAGCGGCTGGCAAATTCAAAAAAACGCAAACAGCGTTCAGGAGGAACTTCAAAAGGCTTTCTCCACTCTCCTAAAAGAGAAGATTGAAATTACCGGTGCGGGAAGAACAGACAGCGGAGTCAACGCCGTCAACTATATAGCCCATACGGAAATTTCATCTATTGGTAAAAACCCGGCTGAGTTTCTTTACAAAATAAATGCCATTCTGCCCAAAGAAATAGTAGTAAAGAACATTTTTAAAATGCCCGCCTCCGCTCATGCAAGATTTGATGCGGTGAGCAGGACCTACAAATACTTCTTAACGCTTGAAAAAGAACCGTTTAACTCAGCTTTTACATACTTTTACAGACCCGGGCAGCTGGATTTTGAAGCTATGAATAAGGCGGCAAAGTACTTCCTTGGAGAGCAAGATTTTACCAGCCTGGAAAAACTGCACAGCGGAGCGCAAAATGCCATCTGCAACGTAACCGCCGCCTGCTGGGAACGTCAAGCCGGCAGCACAGCGGCAGGAACCCGCGGCGCAGCGGCAGGAACCGGTGGCGCAGCAGCAGAAACCGGCGGCGCAGCTTTTATAATACCCTGTGCAACAGATATATATGTATTCACTGTTACATCAAACAGATTCCTGCGCAATATGGTCAGAGCAATGGTAGGTTCACTTTTGGAAGTTGGCAGCGGCAAACGCAAACCGGAGTGGATTGCAGAGATGCTTGCCCGCAAAGACAGATGCGCCGCCGGTTACTCCGTCCCCGGCAATGCCCTATTCCTTACAGAGATACGCTATCCATATCCGATAGAATAA
- a CDS encoding VWA domain-containing protein gives MFFEYPKLLWLLLILIPVIFLYIWREIKGKEPYLLVPTITPWKYNAGVFQKILKHVPFVLRCVAISFLILAIARPRSSSKLEKVSTEGIDIVLDMDVSTSMLAMDFKPDRISAAKQIAIQFISQRPADRMGIVVFAGESYTQSPLTTDRASLINLMKEINCDEIEDGTAIGNGLATAVARLKDSPAKSRVIILLTDGVNNTGEISPQMAAEIARTYGIRVYTIGVGAMGVAPYPFMTPYGVQVQDMKVEIDEPLLQGIAKETGGKYFRATDNTKLMEIYHEINKMEKSKTIVNSFPKYRELYMAFALIAFLAVALEIIMRLFVTKHLPD, from the coding sequence ATGTTTTTTGAGTATCCAAAATTATTGTGGCTTCTGCTGATTTTAATCCCTGTAATATTCCTGTATATTTGGAGAGAGATTAAGGGGAAGGAGCCTTATTTGCTGGTTCCTACAATTACTCCGTGGAAATATAACGCCGGAGTTTTTCAGAAGATTTTAAAGCATGTTCCGTTTGTCTTAAGGTGCGTTGCAATTTCATTTTTAATCCTTGCAATTGCGCGTCCGCGCTCCTCTTCAAAGCTGGAGAAGGTAAGCACGGAAGGCATTGATATTGTGCTGGATATGGATGTGTCAACCAGTATGCTCGCGATGGATTTTAAACCTGATAGGATTTCTGCCGCAAAGCAGATTGCGATACAATTTATTTCTCAGCGTCCTGCGGACAGAATGGGAATTGTGGTTTTTGCCGGAGAGAGTTATACTCAATCTCCTCTTACTACGGACCGTGCATCTCTTATTAATTTGATGAAGGAGATTAATTGTGATGAGATAGAGGATGGTACGGCAATAGGAAACGGACTTGCAACTGCGGTTGCAAGATTGAAAGATTCTCCCGCAAAGAGCCGCGTGATTATTTTGCTGACAGATGGTGTGAATAACACCGGAGAGATTTCTCCGCAGATGGCGGCGGAAATTGCAAGAACTTATGGCATAAGAGTTTATACTATAGGCGTTGGTGCAATGGGAGTTGCGCCGTATCCGTTTATGACTCCTTACGGAGTACAAGTTCAGGATATGAAAGTTGAGATTGATGAACCTCTTTTGCAAGGTATTGCAAAGGAGACTGGCGGAAAATATTTCAGGGCGACAGACAATACAAAGCTGATGGAAATTTATCATGAGATTAACAAGATGGAGAAGAGCAAAACCATCGTGAACTCATTCCCTAAATACAGAGAGCTTTATATGGCCTTTGCGCTTATAGCTTTCCTGGCCGTTGCGCTTGAGATAATTATGAGGTTGTTTGTTACTAAACATTTACCTGATTAG